In Streptomyces diastaticus subsp. diastaticus, the following proteins share a genomic window:
- a CDS encoding peptidoglycan-binding domain-containing protein produces the protein MAAEEFTFEPGRTHPCDIHRFEGRLYAGHSDTTEALLQQISTTWDVVEAQCLLEHRGYRIGSVDGAYGAATERAVKRLQDKEGLVVDGIMGPHTWEVLRR, from the coding sequence GTGGCCGCCGAGGAGTTCACCTTCGAGCCGGGCCGCACCCACCCGTGCGACATCCACCGCTTCGAGGGCCGCCTGTACGCGGGGCACAGCGACACCACCGAGGCCCTGCTCCAGCAGATCTCCACCACCTGGGACGTGGTCGAGGCGCAGTGCCTGCTGGAACACCGCGGGTACCGCATCGGCAGCGTCGACGGGGCCTACGGGGCGGCCACCGAACGGGCCGTCAAACGCCTTCAGGACAAGGAAGGGCTGGTCGTCGACGGGATCATGGGCCCGCACACCTGGGAGGTGCTGCGACGGTGA
- a CDS encoding YjfA family protein, which translates to MVAGALLLGGAREEPADEGLWPGCVGEQCRGKSSQAQGCGIPGSGLRTVAEQGFGGRTAVEIRYSPSCRASWVRVRFGSVGDRVEITGPGRESQSAEVADKYDALDYLSTPMLAGGPEGMTACLVRADGEERHCFRS; encoded by the coding sequence ATGGTGGCCGGGGCCCTGCTGCTCGGCGGCGCCCGCGAGGAGCCGGCCGACGAGGGGCTCTGGCCGGGCTGCGTGGGCGAACAGTGCCGGGGCAAGTCCTCGCAGGCGCAGGGGTGCGGTATCCCCGGCAGCGGTCTGCGGACCGTCGCGGAGCAGGGGTTCGGCGGACGGACGGCGGTCGAGATCCGCTACAGCCCCTCCTGCCGGGCCAGTTGGGTACGCGTCCGGTTCGGCTCGGTCGGGGACCGCGTCGAGATCACCGGTCCGGGCCGGGAGAGCCAGTCCGCCGAGGTCGCCGACAAGTACGACGCGCTCGACTACCTCTCCACCCCGATGCTCGCGGGCGGACCCGAGGGCATGACGGCCTGCCTCGTCCGCGCGGACGGCGAGGAGCGGCACTGCTTCCGGTCGTGA
- a CDS encoding TrmH family RNA methyltransferase, producing MAGAQRVTSRNARFQQWEALLGNRKKRNQLGRFLVQGVRPISLAVEYGWPVTTLLYDDSRKLSGWARELLQTVPAERVALAPELLADLGEKAEGAPEVVAVVELPADDLERIGTGPDFLGVLFDRPAGPGNIGSVIRSADAFGAHGVIVSGHAADVYDPKSVRATTGSLFSLPTVRVPSPAEVMAWVERRRAAGCPLVLVGTDEKGDADVHAFDFTQPVLLLVGNETSGLSSTWRELCDATVSIPMAGAASSLNAANAATAVLYEASRQRITAGRRGR from the coding sequence ATGGCTGGGGCGCAGCGGGTCACGTCTCGCAATGCCCGGTTCCAGCAGTGGGAGGCGCTGCTGGGGAACCGGAAGAAGCGCAATCAACTGGGGCGGTTCCTGGTGCAGGGGGTACGGCCGATCTCCTTGGCCGTGGAGTACGGCTGGCCTGTCACCACGTTGTTGTACGACGACAGCCGGAAGCTGTCCGGCTGGGCGCGGGAGCTGCTGCAAACGGTCCCGGCCGAGCGGGTCGCTCTCGCGCCGGAGCTGCTGGCCGACCTCGGGGAGAAGGCCGAGGGTGCGCCGGAGGTGGTCGCCGTGGTCGAGCTGCCCGCCGACGACCTGGAGCGGATCGGGACCGGGCCGGACTTCCTGGGGGTCCTCTTCGACCGGCCGGCCGGCCCGGGCAACATCGGCAGTGTCATCCGGTCGGCGGACGCGTTCGGCGCGCACGGCGTGATCGTCTCCGGGCACGCCGCCGACGTGTACGACCCCAAGAGCGTACGGGCGACGACCGGCTCGCTGTTCTCCCTGCCGACCGTGCGGGTGCCCTCGCCGGCCGAGGTGATGGCGTGGGTGGAGCGGCGGCGCGCCGCCGGGTGTCCGCTCGTCCTGGTGGGGACCGACGAGAAGGGCGACGCGGACGTCCACGCGTTCGACTTCACCCAGCCGGTGCTGCTGCTGGTGGGCAACGAGACGTCCGGGCTCTCCAGCACCTGGCGCGAGCTGTGCGACGCCACGGTGAGCATCCCGATGGCGGGGGCGGCGAGTTCGCTCAACGCGGCCAACGCGGCGACGGCCGTGCTCTACGAGGCTTCGCGGCAGCGGATCACCGCCGGGCGGCGCGGCCGCTGA
- a CDS encoding CapA family protein, with protein sequence MPPPRHRALTRHRTAALASALTLGALAAGCASPEPAPPLPPRGAAAPPATRPDRFTLVATGDILAHDAVIRQAAADASGVPDRDAGPDPFAPENDGRYDFGPLLAGARAVTRGTDLAICHLETIVGEDDGPFTGYPLFKTPPHIARAIRGAGYDTCSTASNHAMDDGEEGVRRTLDALDRADVAHTGTARSPKDRDRPLLLRAGDARVAHLSYVHWTNKEVPPGKSFLVNELDPDRVVADARAARAAGADVVVASVHWGTEWQEAPDRQQRAVAERLTASRSDGRRDIDLILGTHAHVPQAYEKVNGTWVVYGMGDQVAGEMTDPRGQLGSAARFTFTAPRKAGAEWVVTSAEFIPHRMANDPLRLVNLARAAEAAAFDPEDAAALAAVRKAVLGRGADRDGLRMGR encoded by the coding sequence ATGCCCCCACCACGCCACCGCGCCCTGACCCGTCACCGCACCGCGGCCCTCGCCTCGGCGCTCACCCTCGGCGCCCTGGCGGCGGGGTGCGCGAGCCCCGAGCCCGCGCCGCCCCTGCCGCCGAGGGGCGCCGCCGCTCCCCCGGCGACGCGGCCGGACCGGTTCACCCTGGTCGCGACCGGCGACATCCTCGCCCACGACGCGGTGATCCGGCAGGCCGCCGCCGACGCCTCGGGCGTGCCCGACCGGGACGCGGGGCCGGACCCGTTCGCGCCGGAGAACGACGGGCGCTACGACTTCGGCCCGCTGCTGGCGGGCGCCCGAGCCGTCACCCGCGGCACCGACCTGGCCATCTGCCACCTGGAGACCATCGTCGGCGAGGACGACGGGCCGTTCACCGGATACCCGCTGTTCAAGACGCCCCCGCACATCGCCCGCGCGATCCGCGGCGCCGGTTACGACACCTGCTCGACCGCCTCCAACCACGCCATGGACGACGGCGAGGAGGGTGTCCGCAGGACCCTGGACGCCCTGGACCGCGCCGACGTCGCGCACACCGGCACGGCCCGCTCCCCGAAGGACCGCGACCGGCCGCTGCTGCTGCGCGCGGGGGACGCCCGGGTCGCCCACCTCTCCTACGTCCACTGGACCAACAAGGAGGTCCCGCCCGGCAAGTCCTTCCTCGTCAACGAACTCGACCCGGACCGGGTCGTCGCCGACGCGCGAGCGGCCCGCGCCGCCGGGGCCGACGTCGTGGTCGCCAGCGTCCACTGGGGAACCGAGTGGCAGGAGGCCCCGGACCGGCAGCAACGCGCCGTCGCCGAGCGGCTCACCGCCTCCCGCAGCGACGGCCGCCGCGACATCGACCTGATCCTCGGCACCCACGCGCACGTCCCGCAGGCGTACGAGAAGGTCAACGGCACCTGGGTGGTCTACGGCATGGGCGATCAGGTGGCCGGCGAGATGACCGACCCGCGCGGCCAGCTCGGCTCGGCCGCCCGCTTCACCTTCACCGCGCCCCGGAAGGCGGGCGCCGAGTGGGTGGTGACCTCGGCGGAGTTCATCCCGCACCGGATGGCCAACGACCCGCTGCGCCTGGTCAACCTCGCCCGCGCCGCCGAGGCCGCCGCCTTTGACCCGGAGGACGCCGCCGCGCTGGCCGCGGTCCGCAAGGCGGTACTGGGCCGGGGCGCGGACCGGGACGGCCTGCGGATGGGGCGCTGA
- a CDS encoding DUF2690 domain-containing protein — MTGEPSLECAHLARELAALRAATGLSLAGLAARTTASKSSWQRYLGGVLIPPPELVGELCALAGEPPARLLALRELAELSRRHPRPAPEPPAPTRAATPAAPEIPGPRRQAAPGTGNDASAEAASDTALPADGALSAPPGSGRPARVPFHRRRGTVLTGAGALATAAMVAGALLLGGAREEPADEGLWPGCVGEQCRGKSSQAQGCGIPGSGLRTVAEQGFGGRTAVEIRYSPSCRASWVRVRFGSVGDRVEITGPGRESQSAEVADKYDALDYLSTPMLAGGPEGMTACLVRADGEERHCFRS; from the coding sequence GTGACCGGCGAGCCGTCCCTGGAATGCGCCCACCTCGCCCGCGAGCTGGCCGCCCTGCGCGCCGCCACCGGACTGAGTCTGGCCGGGCTCGCCGCCCGCACCACCGCCAGCAAGTCGTCCTGGCAGCGCTATCTCGGCGGCGTCCTCATCCCGCCGCCGGAACTGGTCGGCGAACTCTGTGCCCTCGCCGGTGAACCGCCCGCGCGACTGCTGGCCCTGCGGGAACTGGCCGAGCTGTCCCGACGCCACCCCCGCCCGGCCCCGGAACCACCCGCCCCGACCCGAGCCGCCACCCCGGCCGCCCCCGAGATCCCCGGGCCGAGGCGACAAGCGGCGCCCGGCACGGGAAACGACGCATCCGCAGAGGCCGCCTCCGACACCGCGCTCCCGGCCGACGGCGCCTTATCCGCCCCACCGGGCTCCGGCCGCCCCGCGCGCGTCCCGTTCCATCGCCGCCGGGGGACCGTCCTCACCGGCGCCGGGGCACTGGCGACCGCCGCCATGGTGGCCGGGGCCCTGCTGCTCGGCGGCGCCCGCGAGGAGCCGGCCGACGAGGGGCTCTGGCCGGGCTGCGTGGGCGAACAGTGCCGGGGCAAGTCCTCGCAGGCGCAGGGGTGCGGTATCCCCGGCAGCGGTCTGCGGACCGTCGCGGAGCAGGGGTTCGGCGGACGGACGGCGGTCGAGATCCGCTACAGCCCCTCCTGCCGGGCCAGTTGGGTACGCGTCCGGTTCGGCTCGGTCGGGGACCGCGTCGAGATCACCGGTCCGGGCCGGGAGAGCCAGTCCGCCGAGGTCGCCGACAAGTACGACGCGCTCGACTACCTCTCCACCCCGATGCTCGCGGGCGGACCCGAGGGCATGACGGCCTGCCTCGTCCGCGCGGACGGCGAGGAGCGGCACTGCTTCCGGTCGTGA
- a CDS encoding helix-turn-helix domain-containing protein translates to MAPWKTLPEHLDPQARRLVDRLRRLKDATGLSFTALATRTSYSRSSWERYLNGRKLPPSDAVAELAALAGADPDRMLALHTLAAQTWTAPPPRATAPAKAAGPAEAGTVAAGRADVPAEPVPGKRAPAGSASASVTASGNVAGPEVAPEAEAAGPGEPGAPGVPEEPAGQGRGDTVVIGGSAAPAKSAPRRPARRGLLVAGTALVVVAGALAVVFGLVLPGTGAAEADEEQHRRVAAEEFTFEPGRTHPCDIHRFEGRLYAGHSDTTEALLQQISTTWDVVEAQCLLEHRGYRIGSVDGAYGAATERAVKRLQDKEGLVVDGIMGPHTWEVLRR, encoded by the coding sequence ATGGCGCCGTGGAAGACGCTTCCGGAACACCTCGATCCACAGGCCAGGCGGCTGGTGGACAGGCTGAGGAGGCTCAAGGACGCCACCGGGCTCAGTTTCACGGCCCTGGCCACGAGGACGAGTTACAGCCGTTCCTCGTGGGAGCGGTACCTGAACGGCCGTAAGCTCCCGCCGTCCGACGCCGTCGCCGAACTCGCCGCCCTCGCGGGCGCCGACCCGGACCGCATGCTCGCCCTGCACACCCTCGCCGCCCAGACCTGGACGGCACCTCCGCCGAGGGCGACCGCTCCGGCCAAGGCCGCTGGGCCGGCGGAGGCGGGCACCGTTGCGGCCGGTCGGGCCGACGTGCCCGCGGAGCCGGTCCCGGGGAAGCGCGCGCCGGCAGGGTCCGCGTCCGCGTCCGTAACCGCATCCGGGAACGTTGCCGGCCCCGAGGTGGCTCCCGAGGCCGAAGCCGCCGGGCCCGGCGAGCCGGGCGCCCCGGGCGTACCGGAGGAGCCCGCCGGCCAGGGGCGCGGCGACACCGTGGTCATCGGCGGCTCAGCCGCTCCCGCGAAGTCCGCCCCGCGACGGCCCGCCCGCCGCGGCCTGCTGGTCGCCGGCACCGCCCTGGTCGTCGTGGCCGGCGCGCTGGCCGTCGTCTTCGGCCTCGTCCTGCCCGGGACGGGCGCCGCCGAGGCCGACGAGGAGCAGCACCGCCGGGTGGCCGCCGAGGAGTTCACCTTCGAGCCGGGCCGCACCCACCCGTGCGACATCCACCGCTTCGAGGGCCGCCTGTACGCGGGGCACAGCGACACCACCGAGGCCCTGCTCCAGCAGATCTCCACCACCTGGGACGTGGTCGAGGCGCAGTGCCTGCTGGAACACCGCGGGTACCGCATCGGCAGCGTCGACGGGGCCTACGGGGCGGCCACCGAACGGGCCGTCAAACGCCTTCAGGACAAGGAAGGGCTGGTCGTCGACGGGATCATGGGCCCGCACACCTGGGAGGTGCTGCGACGGTGA